The DNA region aatCCGTGCACGCGGAGTCAGTTTGCATTCTGAGTACAACAGGCAAAAGGAGCTTTCTGGGAGGGCGGCAAAGGGGACCAGGGGTAGGCTTTGCCAACTGCAAATCCAGTGCAAAAAAACAGATGTCATGGGCTATTGAAGCAAACTGTGCTTCCAATTGCTGTGAAACCCTCCAAAGTGAACTGTagctaaacaaacaaatattttgttgtctcagacagaaaaatgaaaacctaCCCAGCCATtggtttcttcctcctcttcgtGATCAGCTATGGCTCTTCCGAAAACTCAAGTACATCTAGAGGGTGCGGACTGGATCTTCTCCCTCAGTACGTTTACCTGTGTGACCTGGATGCCATTTGGGGAATAGTAGTGGAGGCAGTTGCGGGGGCAGGTGCGCTGACAACGTTATTGCTGATGCTGATTTTGCTGGTGAGGCTGCCCTTCATCAAGGACAAGGAGAAGAAGAGCCCCCTGGGAATGcacttcctctttctttttgggACTCTCGGACTGTTCGGGCTGACATTTGCTTTCATAATACAAGAAGATGAAATGGTGTGCTCTACCCGAAGATTTCTGTGGGGAGTTATCTTTGCTTTGTGCTTCTCGTGCTTGCTAGCTCAAGCCTGGAGACTTCGTAGACTAGTTCGACATGGGAAGAGTCCGTCTGGCTGGCATCTAGCTGGTGTGGCAATCTGCCTGATGCTCGTTCAGGTCATTATTGCAACTGAGTGGTTAATACTGACAATTGTCAGAGATAACAAGTTGGCCTGCAGCTATGAACCAATGGATTTTGCTATGGCTTTGATTTATG from Phalacrocorax aristotelis chromosome 10, bGulAri2.1, whole genome shotgun sequence includes:
- the GPRC5B gene encoding G-protein coupled receptor family C group 5 member B, with translation MKTYPAIGFFLLFVISYGSSENSSTSRGCGLDLLPQYVYLCDLDAIWGIVVEAVAGAGALTTLLLMLILLVRLPFIKDKEKKSPLGMHFLFLFGTLGLFGLTFAFIIQEDEMVCSTRRFLWGVIFALCFSCLLAQAWRLRRLVRHGKSPSGWHLAGVAICLMLVQVIIATEWLILTIVRDNKLACSYEPMDFAMALIYVMFLMVFTMGFSLFTLCGKFKKWKKNGVCLIITLFFSILIWVAWMTMYLFGNAELKRRDKWSDPTLAIALVSSGWVFVIFHAIPEVHCTILPSQQENTPNYFDTSQPRMRETAFEEDIQLPRSYMENKAFSMDEHNAALRTAGFRNGSLGSRPSAPFRSNVYQPTEMAVVLNGGTIPTAPPSYTGRHLW